One Intestinimonas butyriciproducens genomic window, CGCCCAGGTGATCGAGGACAACGCTCCCTCTCTGGCCCTCCAGCAAAAGGCCGGCCTGACCCTGTCCGGGACCCGGATGTTCTGGCTCATGCGGGAATAAAAAAGCGGCGGGTACCCAGAAAGGGTACCCGCCGCAGCGGTTTTACCCCTCAGGAGAAAGGGGGGTTGTTTTTTGCGGTCTTGTTCGGCAAAGCATGCATTGCCGGCCCTCTTTGGACGAGGGCACTAAAATGGAAAAAAGCGATTAAGGGCCGGTGGGAGTGGGAAAACTAAGAGCACTACATAAGAGGATGGTGCTCAGATATGACGGGAACATTGCGGGAGAACAACCGGCTGCGCCGCTGGGAGGCGGCGCTCTTGGCGGGGGTGGCGGTGGCCATGCTCTGGGGGGTGTGGCTGGACCGGGAGCAGGCCGCCCTGGCGGACAAGGTCATCCGCCTCCATGTCCTTGCAAACTCCGATTCAGAGGCCGACCAGGCCCTGAAGCTGCGGGTGCGGGACCGCATCCTGGCGGAGGCCGCCGACCTCTTCGCGCCGGGGGAGACGGTGGCGCAGGCCCGGGAGACCCTCACCCTCGCCCTGCCCGCCCTGGCGGAGGCCGGGGCGGAGGTGGTGCGGGAGGAGGGGTACGAGTACGCCGTCTCCGCCTCCCTGGAGGAAAACGTCTGGTTCCCCACCAAGCAGTACACCGATTTCGCCCTCCCCCAGGGGAGTTATACCGCCCTGCGGGTGGTCATCGGCGAGGGCGGGGGACGGAACTGGTGGTGCGTGGTCTTTCCACCGCTGTGCCTGGGCTCCGTCACCGAGACCACCGAGGAGACCGCCGCCCTGGGGGACCTGAGCGAGAGCGACGTGGCCCTGATGACCGGAGAGGACGAGGGCTATGTGGTCAAATTCAAGGCCATCGAGCTGTGGGAGGACTTCAAGGGCTGGGCGGAGGGCCGCTAGACGGCGTTTTCAGGTCCGAATTCCGGAGCCAGTGGCGGCAGCGGAAGAGATTCGGGGGCTGCCCGCGCTCCGCGGGGCGGGTGCAGTGGCCGTATGCCAGGGGGACATAGCGCCCGCCCCGCTTGATGTAATGTGGACAGTAATACTGGCAGGTCATACATTCCACCGTGGGCAGGCAGTCTTGACAGAGCATGTGGATCACCTCAACTTATTTTAACCTAAAACAGATTAAAATGTCAATACTCTGATTTAGGTTAATTATGCTTTAAATGAGGTGAGGACAATGTATCCGAGATTGCGGGATTTGCGTAATGACGCTGAGTTGTCTCAAACGGAATTTGCAAAGATGCTGGGAATGTCCCAGACTGGATATTCCAAGTACGAGACGGGAGAAAATGACATTCCGACTCAAGTCCTCATTGCAATCGCACAATATTATCACACAAGTGTGGATTACCTATTGGGGCTCACCGATGAGCCCAAGCCCTATGGGAAGACGAAAAAAAGCAGCGGATCGCAATACTGATGTCGGTGATGAAAGTGGTATATCCAAGAATCAGAAATCTGCGTGAGGACAGAGACTGGACGCAGCAGAAGGTGGCGGACCTCCTGTTTATCAATCGCAGAACCTACTCTACTTACGAGACGGGGACGCACAATATGACACCGGAAGTCCTCGTTAAGCTCTCGGCCATTTATGAGGTAAGCGTGGACTACCTGTTGGGACTCACCGACAACACAGAACCCTATCCACGTGGAAAGAAGTGAAAACGCGGCGGACCGCCTTGGGCGGTCCGCCGCGTCAGTATGTCAATAAAGTGTACTGCTGCGATTTTTGCTGTAAGAGCCTCGCAGAGTTCCGCCGTCCGCAGACGGCGGAAGCGCATCAAAGCGTGTTTTTCGGCGGCATGTA contains:
- a CDS encoding stage II sporulation protein R, with translation MTGTLRENNRLRRWEAALLAGVAVAMLWGVWLDREQAALADKVIRLHVLANSDSEADQALKLRVRDRILAEAADLFAPGETVAQARETLTLALPALAEAGAEVVREEGYEYAVSASLEENVWFPTKQYTDFALPQGSYTALRVVIGEGGGRNWWCVVFPPLCLGSVTETTEETAALGDLSESDVALMTGEDEGYVVKFKAIELWEDFKGWAEGR
- a CDS encoding helix-turn-helix domain-containing protein yields the protein MYPRLRDLRNDAELSQTEFAKMLGMSQTGYSKYETGENDIPTQVLIAIAQYYHTSVDYLLGLTDEPKPYGKTKKSSGSQY
- a CDS encoding helix-turn-helix domain-containing protein, which encodes MSVMKVVYPRIRNLREDRDWTQQKVADLLFINRRTYSTYETGTHNMTPEVLVKLSAIYEVSVDYLLGLTDNTEPYPRGKK